From one Anopheles cruzii chromosome 3, idAnoCruzAS_RS32_06, whole genome shotgun sequence genomic stretch:
- the LOC128275561 gene encoding uncharacterized protein LOC128275561 isoform X1, with the protein MSLKKASRTKSLSLSGDDFPLRPPATKPKAAFAPAKRPEDTLKIMKYIDENVIGKGVAFLGPYGRRKVVYADYASSGRSLQFLEDYINKEVLPAFGDYSCISAVTGLQSHLYDNEARDLVRAAVGANTEDEIVFCDNPAERLCYLLSNPNVCDLSQLQFHNNSHSANNNTSLNPHHQSLLLGAHRQNSFSNTSIPSEGTEGGHGLMVPILFVSTSEPVSNLRPWIDAGWQIERIAKNHEGFLDLVDLEKRLQQYAENRRQMVGLFSGASRLTGILADDVATTILLHQYDALSLWDHSMAASCAPISTNPVLPGAQKDAIFFHCNRLVGGVQAPGVLVIKRKLIEHSTSFLSDSVGVVSAVRAGLVLQLKESLGSQAIMGRMEKTCKQMLAHVRTIPEIVLLGPPCTTAKRLTTLCFMVRHPRGAFLHHRFVVAVLNDVFGIQATADNIISDSLGINPQLMVEYEKLLSDESLRAGCLHPGYTRITFPFFMPEAEVGFILEALKMVATEAWKLLPQYEVDERSGEWRHHSNSLAKERKWLGAIRYIDGKMLFSDRRISGPGTFPQNYSDCLQTARNLFNRARKMAQRSAVNREQIVLELSNAAMEKLRWYMLSGEAHELLLGHSHSVKNTVPFDPTKIPENASLMMIHRHHSLSALDIKRFKSRSLPASPLQISSRRQNSSSPYQSHSPTPTSSPPMVRFSVGGEVTTLLNPSPMATTAAIDVGAGRDMNVSRNRCHSWGAASYRARNGGIESRDANDGYDPTGDTGAQKGALTSSDNGPAGGSGGANNLHVLSPQTRISLGLDQQHPLQQQQRMQPTLPVPLPLPRPVLHRPLSVAAVPSSYGSSPPMQLRPKQRSCSCSSQTDVSLPRNDGPPQGGTASPTPSLPNLRPHLGSSCSESTEDIHAYVKEMTKELATEIKSEIREVISKVEDVLESTDSIDLSSVNFHSLGHLSHPPVESKRDSISTSDVVDYLREFSKEMTNEVKSEIRDVVNAVDEIISPEGFLGGMRKNSPPDILRANGGGPNQAQQHHGTTAGHKLLIKQRFSDLTPDIASQRPRSADNDKHRSESFPRPNSAASPDHVIMGPPLHYTGAISKNLDLRSTMSSQDSGINMNFCDAADEHRMKAMRATGSDRNRTVSADVEPTVKPMLPPKRLISEPSGSSICEASDGPERLPDGSAKSHLTRQQHILNRTASLELDAGVLSGAGDNTNIASQWHNMPKEVWKQTAEALDEYKMVKNGDRILVCLSGSSSSLCLLHLLRQFCHTRQLNVDLAAISIGHTGVDPRSLMLYLKELGVTYFYEPHVSDGQLEDQLTHHAYRRQYNVLAMGSTLDKLANKFLLSLLYQGELNALQAVQGASGSKGNVTDPVRIIRPLLYLREKTFEEFAASNALPARASRFLTVATDYVNPTRDLLQSHEIVNPNVYNNIRNALKPILSLRTEPSKSVYEILRSSLNTRE; encoded by the exons TGGTGTACGCTGATTATGCTTCTTCCGGCCGTTCACTGCAGTTTCTTGAGGATTATATCAACAAAGAAGTGTTGCCGGCGTTCGGGGACTACAGCTGCATATCGGCCGTAACAGGATTGCAGTCACATTTGTATGA CAATGAAGCACGTGACTTGGTGCGGGCTGCGGTTGGTGCTAACACCGAGGATGAGATTGTGTTCTGTGATAATCCGGCAGAGCGTCTGTGCTACCTACTGTCCAACCCGAATGTGTGCGACCTCAGCCAGCTCCAGTTTCACAACAACTCCCACAGTGCCAACAACAATACCTCGCTCAATCCGCACCACcagtcgctgctgctgggcgccCACCGTCAGAACAGTTTCTCCAACACCTCCATTCCGTCGGAAGGAACGGAGGGTGGCCACGGACTGATGGTTCCTATACTTTTCGTTAGCACCTCCGAACCAGTATCAAACCTGCGTCCCTGGATCGACGCCGGGTGGCAGATCGAGCGAATAGCGAAGAATCACGAAGGCTTCCTGGATCTGGTCGATTTGGAAAAGCGTTTGCAGCAGTACGCGGAGAATCGGCGCCAAATGGTGGGCCTCTTTTCCGGTGCCTCGCGGTTGACCGGCATTCTGGCCGACGACGTGGCCACCACGATTCTGTTGCACCAATACGACGCTCTCTCGCTGTGGGATCACAGTATGGCGGCGTCGTGCGCTCCGATCAGTACCAATCCCGTGCTTCCCGGTGCCCAGAAAGATGCCATCTTCTTCCACTGCAACCGGCTTGTCGGTGGGGTGCAGGCACCGGGGGTGCTAGTCATTAAGCGTAAACTGATCGAACACAGTACCTCCTTTCTCAGTGACTCCGTCGGTGTCGTAAGTGCGGTCCGCGCCGGGCTCGTTCTGCAGCTCAAGGAGTCGCTCGGTTCGCAAGCCATCATGGGCCGGATGGAGAAAACGTGCAAACAGATGCTGGCTCACGTCCGCACCATTCCGGAGATTGTGCTGCTCGGGCCTCCGTGCACCACGGCCAAGCGCTTGACGACACTGTGCTTCATGGTGCGCCATCCGCGCGGTGCCTTTCTGCATCACCGCTTCGTGGTGGCCGTGCTGAACGACGTGTTCGGCATTCAGGCCACGGCGGACAACATCATAAGCGATTCGCTCGGAATAAACCCACAGCTGATGGTGGAGTACGAGAAGCTGCTTAGCGACGAATCGCTCCGGGCGGGTTGTCTTCATCCGGGGTACACGCGCATAACGTTTCCGTTCTTCATGCCCGAGGCCGAGGTCGGGTTCATCCTGGAGGCGCTGAAGATGGTAGCCACCGAGGCCTGGAAGTTGCTGCCGCAGTACGAGGTGGACGAACGGTCCGGTGAGTGGCGCCACCACTCGAACTCGCTGGCGAAGGAACGCAAGTGGCTCGGCGCGATCCGCTACATCGATGGCAAGATGTTGTTCTCCGATCGGCGCATATCGGGCCCGGGTACGTTCCCGCAAAACTACTCCGACTGTCTACAGACGGCTCGCAATCTGTTCAATCGGGCACGCAAGATGGCCCAACGGTCCGCGGTCAATCGTGAACAGATCGTGCTGGAACTGTCGAATGCGGCCATGGAGAAGCTGCGCTGGTACATGCTGTCCGGTGAGGCCcacgagctgctgctcgggcACTCGCACAGTGTAAAAAATACGGTTCCCTTTGACCCTACGAAAA TACCTGAAAACGCGTCGCTGATGATGATTCACCGACACCACAGCCTTTCGGCGCTGGACATCAAGCGGTTCAAGAGCCGCAGCTTGCCCGCCTCTCCGCTGCAGATCTCGTCGCGCCGTCAGAACTCCAGTTCGCCGTATCAGTCGCACAGCCCCACGCCAACCTCTTCACCGCCGATGGTAAGGTTTTCGGTAGGCGGCGAGGTCACGACCCTGCTCAATCCTTCGCCGATGGCAACGACGGCCGCCATTGACGTCGGTGCTGGCCGTGATATGAACGTTAGTCGCAATAG ATGTCACAGTTGGGGAGCCGCTAGCTACCGCGCCCGTAACGGTGGCATCGAGAGTCGAGATGCTAACGATGGATACGATCCCACAGGGGACACTGGCGCGCAAAAGGGAGCTCTGACTAGCTCTGATAATGGCCCTGCTGGTGGAAGCGGTGGTGCCAATAATCTGCACGTTCTGAGTCCACAAACCCGCATCAGTCTCGGGCTGGATCAGCAGCATCCgttgcaacagcaacagcgaatGCAGCCAACGCTGCCGGTACCACTACCACTCCCGAGGCCGGTGCTTCATCGTCCActgtcggtggcggcagtgcCGTCTTCGTACGGATCGAGTCCGCCGATGCAGCTGCGCCCGAAACAGAGATCCTGTTCGTGCAGCAGCCAGACGGACGTCAGCCTTCCGCGCAACGACGGCCCGCCACAGGGTGGGACGgcttcaccgacaccgagccTTCCAAACTTGCGGCCCCACCTGGGAAG TAGCTGCAGTGAAAGCACGGAAGACATTCATGCGTACGTGAAGGAGATGACGAAGGAGCTGGCTACGGAGATCAAGTCCGAGATTCGCGAAGTGATCAGCAAGGTGGAGGATGTGCTCGAAAGCACCGACAGCATAGACCTGAGCAGCGTAAACTTCCACTCACTCGGACACCTAAG CCATCCACCGGTGGAGAGCAAACGGGACTCCATATCGACCAGCGACGTGGTGGACTATTTACGCGAGTTCAGCAAAGAGATGACAAACGAGGTGAAGTCCGAGATACGGGACGTGGTCAATGCGGTGGACGAAATCATTTCACCGGAAGGGTTCCTCGGCGGGATGCGCAAAAATTCCCCACCGGACATTCTGCGCGCCAACGGTGGGGGCCCGAACCaggcacagcagcaccacggcaCCACCGCTGGACACAAACT TTTGATCAAGCAACGGTTCAGCGATCTAACCCCGGACATCGCCAGTCAGCGGCCACGGTCGGCCGATAATGACAAGCATCGGTCGGAGTCGTTTCCACGGCCGAACTCAGCCGCCAGTCCGGACCACGTGATTATGGGACCTCCGCTGCACTACACCGGGGCAATCTCGAAGAATCTCGATCTTCGGTCGACGATGTCGTCCCAGGACTCCGGTATTAACATGAACTTTTGCGATGCCGCCGATGAGCACCGGATGAAGGCAATGCGAGCTACCGGGAGTGATAG AAATCGCACGGTGTCGGCCGATGTAGAACCCACCGTGAAACCGATGCTTCCACCAAAAAGATTAATATCTGAGCCCTCGGGCAGCTCCATCTGTGAGGCATCCGATGGCCCCGAACGGCTGCCGGACGGGTCGGCTAAATCGCACCTTACGCGCCAACAGCACATCCTCAATCGGACAGCATCGCTGGAACTCGATGCCGGTGTCTTGTCCGGGGCGGGCGACAACACTAATATCGCCAGCCAGTGGCACAACATGCCGAAGGAAGTCTGGAAACAGACAGCCGAG GCGCTGGACGAGTacaaaatggtaaaaaatgGCGATCGGATCCTTGTGTGCTTATCGGGTAGTAGTTCCTCGTTATGTCTATTGCACCTGTTGCGACAGTTTTGCCACACTCGACAGCTTAACGTGGATCTGGCAGCCATCAGCATCGGGCACACGGGAGTCGATCCGCGATCTCTGATGTTGTACCTAAAGGAGCTCGGTGTGACGTACTTTTACGAACCACATG TATCGGATGGTCAGCTTGAGGATCAGCTAACACACCACGCGTACCGGCGGCAATATAACGTGCTAGCAATGGGCAGCACCTTAGATAAGTTGGCAAACAAGTTCCTTTTGTCGCTACTGTACCAGGGAGAGTTGAACGCACTACAGGCAGTACAAGGAGCAAGCGGTTCCAAGGGGAATGTTACTGATCCGGTTAGGATCATTCGACCACTCTTGTATCTGCGCGAAAAGACATTCGAAGAGTTTGCCGCATCTAATGCTCTGCCTGCTCGGGCGTCGCGCTTCCTAACTGTCGCAACAGATTATGTTAACCCTACCAGGGATCTCCTGCAATCGCACGAAATCGTTAACCCAAACGTGTACAACAACATACGGAACGCACTGAAGCCGATTCTTTCGCTGAG AACCGAGCCATCTAAATCGGTTTACGAAATACTGCGATCGTCACTGAACACCCGCGAATAG
- the LOC128275561 gene encoding uncharacterized protein LOC128275561 isoform X3 produces MSLKKASRTKSLSLSGDDFPLRPPATKPKAAFAPAKRPEDTLKIMKYIDENVIGKGVAFLGPYGRRKVVYADYASSGRSLQFLEDYINKEVLPAFGDYSCISAVTGLQSHLYDNEARDLVRAAVGANTEDEIVFCDNPAERLCYLLSNPNVCDLSQLQFHNNSHSANNNTSLNPHHQSLLLGAHRQNSFSNTSIPSEGTEGGHGLMVPILFVSTSEPVSNLRPWIDAGWQIERIAKNHEGFLDLVDLEKRLQQYAENRRQMVGLFSGASRLTGILADDVATTILLHQYDALSLWDHSMAASCAPISTNPVLPGAQKDAIFFHCNRLVGGVQAPGVLVIKRKLIEHSTSFLSDSVGVVSAVRAGLVLQLKESLGSQAIMGRMEKTCKQMLAHVRTIPEIVLLGPPCTTAKRLTTLCFMVRHPRGAFLHHRFVVAVLNDVFGIQATADNIISDSLGINPQLMVEYEKLLSDESLRAGCLHPGYTRITFPFFMPEAEVGFILEALKMVATEAWKLLPQYEVDERSGEWRHHSNSLAKERKWLGAIRYIDGKMLFSDRRISGPGTFPQNYSDCLQTARNLFNRARKMAQRSAVNREQIVLELSNAAMEKLRWYMLSGEAHELLLGHSHSVKNTVPFDPTKIPENASLMMIHRHHSLSALDIKRFKSRSLPASPLQISSRRQNSSSPYQSHSPTPTSSPPMVRFSVGGEVTTLLNPSPMATTAAIDVGAGRDMNVSRNSSCSESTEDIHAYVKEMTKELATEIKSEIREVISKVEDVLESTDSIDLSSVNFHSLGHLSHPPVESKRDSISTSDVVDYLREFSKEMTNEVKSEIRDVVNAVDEIISPEGFLGGMRKNSPPDILRANGGGPNQAQQHHGTTAGHKLLIKQRFSDLTPDIASQRPRSADNDKHRSESFPRPNSAASPDHVIMGPPLHYTGAISKNLDLRSTMSSQDSGINMNFCDAADEHRMKAMRATGSDRNRTVSADVEPTVKPMLPPKRLISEPSGSSICEASDGPERLPDGSAKSHLTRQQHILNRTASLELDAGVLSGAGDNTNIASQWHNMPKEVWKQTAEALDEYKMVKNGDRILVCLSGSSSSLCLLHLLRQFCHTRQLNVDLAAISIGHTGVDPRSLMLYLKELGVTYFYEPHVSDGQLEDQLTHHAYRRQYNVLAMGSTLDKLANKFLLSLLYQGELNALQAVQGASGSKGNVTDPVRIIRPLLYLREKTFEEFAASNALPARASRFLTVATDYVNPTRDLLQSHEIVNPNVYNNIRNALKPILSLRTEPSKSVYEILRSSLNTRE; encoded by the exons TGGTGTACGCTGATTATGCTTCTTCCGGCCGTTCACTGCAGTTTCTTGAGGATTATATCAACAAAGAAGTGTTGCCGGCGTTCGGGGACTACAGCTGCATATCGGCCGTAACAGGATTGCAGTCACATTTGTATGA CAATGAAGCACGTGACTTGGTGCGGGCTGCGGTTGGTGCTAACACCGAGGATGAGATTGTGTTCTGTGATAATCCGGCAGAGCGTCTGTGCTACCTACTGTCCAACCCGAATGTGTGCGACCTCAGCCAGCTCCAGTTTCACAACAACTCCCACAGTGCCAACAACAATACCTCGCTCAATCCGCACCACcagtcgctgctgctgggcgccCACCGTCAGAACAGTTTCTCCAACACCTCCATTCCGTCGGAAGGAACGGAGGGTGGCCACGGACTGATGGTTCCTATACTTTTCGTTAGCACCTCCGAACCAGTATCAAACCTGCGTCCCTGGATCGACGCCGGGTGGCAGATCGAGCGAATAGCGAAGAATCACGAAGGCTTCCTGGATCTGGTCGATTTGGAAAAGCGTTTGCAGCAGTACGCGGAGAATCGGCGCCAAATGGTGGGCCTCTTTTCCGGTGCCTCGCGGTTGACCGGCATTCTGGCCGACGACGTGGCCACCACGATTCTGTTGCACCAATACGACGCTCTCTCGCTGTGGGATCACAGTATGGCGGCGTCGTGCGCTCCGATCAGTACCAATCCCGTGCTTCCCGGTGCCCAGAAAGATGCCATCTTCTTCCACTGCAACCGGCTTGTCGGTGGGGTGCAGGCACCGGGGGTGCTAGTCATTAAGCGTAAACTGATCGAACACAGTACCTCCTTTCTCAGTGACTCCGTCGGTGTCGTAAGTGCGGTCCGCGCCGGGCTCGTTCTGCAGCTCAAGGAGTCGCTCGGTTCGCAAGCCATCATGGGCCGGATGGAGAAAACGTGCAAACAGATGCTGGCTCACGTCCGCACCATTCCGGAGATTGTGCTGCTCGGGCCTCCGTGCACCACGGCCAAGCGCTTGACGACACTGTGCTTCATGGTGCGCCATCCGCGCGGTGCCTTTCTGCATCACCGCTTCGTGGTGGCCGTGCTGAACGACGTGTTCGGCATTCAGGCCACGGCGGACAACATCATAAGCGATTCGCTCGGAATAAACCCACAGCTGATGGTGGAGTACGAGAAGCTGCTTAGCGACGAATCGCTCCGGGCGGGTTGTCTTCATCCGGGGTACACGCGCATAACGTTTCCGTTCTTCATGCCCGAGGCCGAGGTCGGGTTCATCCTGGAGGCGCTGAAGATGGTAGCCACCGAGGCCTGGAAGTTGCTGCCGCAGTACGAGGTGGACGAACGGTCCGGTGAGTGGCGCCACCACTCGAACTCGCTGGCGAAGGAACGCAAGTGGCTCGGCGCGATCCGCTACATCGATGGCAAGATGTTGTTCTCCGATCGGCGCATATCGGGCCCGGGTACGTTCCCGCAAAACTACTCCGACTGTCTACAGACGGCTCGCAATCTGTTCAATCGGGCACGCAAGATGGCCCAACGGTCCGCGGTCAATCGTGAACAGATCGTGCTGGAACTGTCGAATGCGGCCATGGAGAAGCTGCGCTGGTACATGCTGTCCGGTGAGGCCcacgagctgctgctcgggcACTCGCACAGTGTAAAAAATACGGTTCCCTTTGACCCTACGAAAA TACCTGAAAACGCGTCGCTGATGATGATTCACCGACACCACAGCCTTTCGGCGCTGGACATCAAGCGGTTCAAGAGCCGCAGCTTGCCCGCCTCTCCGCTGCAGATCTCGTCGCGCCGTCAGAACTCCAGTTCGCCGTATCAGTCGCACAGCCCCACGCCAACCTCTTCACCGCCGATGGTAAGGTTTTCGGTAGGCGGCGAGGTCACGACCCTGCTCAATCCTTCGCCGATGGCAACGACGGCCGCCATTGACGTCGGTGCTGGCCGTGATATGAACGTTAGTCGCAATAG TAGCTGCAGTGAAAGCACGGAAGACATTCATGCGTACGTGAAGGAGATGACGAAGGAGCTGGCTACGGAGATCAAGTCCGAGATTCGCGAAGTGATCAGCAAGGTGGAGGATGTGCTCGAAAGCACCGACAGCATAGACCTGAGCAGCGTAAACTTCCACTCACTCGGACACCTAAG CCATCCACCGGTGGAGAGCAAACGGGACTCCATATCGACCAGCGACGTGGTGGACTATTTACGCGAGTTCAGCAAAGAGATGACAAACGAGGTGAAGTCCGAGATACGGGACGTGGTCAATGCGGTGGACGAAATCATTTCACCGGAAGGGTTCCTCGGCGGGATGCGCAAAAATTCCCCACCGGACATTCTGCGCGCCAACGGTGGGGGCCCGAACCaggcacagcagcaccacggcaCCACCGCTGGACACAAACT TTTGATCAAGCAACGGTTCAGCGATCTAACCCCGGACATCGCCAGTCAGCGGCCACGGTCGGCCGATAATGACAAGCATCGGTCGGAGTCGTTTCCACGGCCGAACTCAGCCGCCAGTCCGGACCACGTGATTATGGGACCTCCGCTGCACTACACCGGGGCAATCTCGAAGAATCTCGATCTTCGGTCGACGATGTCGTCCCAGGACTCCGGTATTAACATGAACTTTTGCGATGCCGCCGATGAGCACCGGATGAAGGCAATGCGAGCTACCGGGAGTGATAG AAATCGCACGGTGTCGGCCGATGTAGAACCCACCGTGAAACCGATGCTTCCACCAAAAAGATTAATATCTGAGCCCTCGGGCAGCTCCATCTGTGAGGCATCCGATGGCCCCGAACGGCTGCCGGACGGGTCGGCTAAATCGCACCTTACGCGCCAACAGCACATCCTCAATCGGACAGCATCGCTGGAACTCGATGCCGGTGTCTTGTCCGGGGCGGGCGACAACACTAATATCGCCAGCCAGTGGCACAACATGCCGAAGGAAGTCTGGAAACAGACAGCCGAG GCGCTGGACGAGTacaaaatggtaaaaaatgGCGATCGGATCCTTGTGTGCTTATCGGGTAGTAGTTCCTCGTTATGTCTATTGCACCTGTTGCGACAGTTTTGCCACACTCGACAGCTTAACGTGGATCTGGCAGCCATCAGCATCGGGCACACGGGAGTCGATCCGCGATCTCTGATGTTGTACCTAAAGGAGCTCGGTGTGACGTACTTTTACGAACCACATG TATCGGATGGTCAGCTTGAGGATCAGCTAACACACCACGCGTACCGGCGGCAATATAACGTGCTAGCAATGGGCAGCACCTTAGATAAGTTGGCAAACAAGTTCCTTTTGTCGCTACTGTACCAGGGAGAGTTGAACGCACTACAGGCAGTACAAGGAGCAAGCGGTTCCAAGGGGAATGTTACTGATCCGGTTAGGATCATTCGACCACTCTTGTATCTGCGCGAAAAGACATTCGAAGAGTTTGCCGCATCTAATGCTCTGCCTGCTCGGGCGTCGCGCTTCCTAACTGTCGCAACAGATTATGTTAACCCTACCAGGGATCTCCTGCAATCGCACGAAATCGTTAACCCAAACGTGTACAACAACATACGGAACGCACTGAAGCCGATTCTTTCGCTGAG AACCGAGCCATCTAAATCGGTTTACGAAATACTGCGATCGTCACTGAACACCCGCGAATAG